DNA from Xanthomonas hyacinthi:
CGGCGTGCCGCTGATCAAGGTCGCCGCCAGCTGCAGCGCCGGGACCACCACGGTCCATCTCGAGCAGGGCGAGTACACCCTCGACCGCCCCGACAAGCAACCGCTGCGCTGGCATGTGCCGGTGGCCGTGCGCAGCGGCGGCAGCGAGTTGCGCGTGCTGGTGGACGGCAGCGCGCAGCTGCAACTGCCCGGCTGCGCCGCACCGGTGCTGGTCAATGCCGGGCAGAAGGGCTACTACCGCACGCTCTACGCACCCGCACAGTTCAAGGCGCTGACCGCCGGTTTCGGCACCTTGCCGGTGGTGGACCAGCTCGGCGTGCTGCTGGACACCAGCGCACTGGGCGCCGTCGGCCTGCAGCCGCAATCGGATCTGCTCGACCTGGCCGGCAAGGTGCCGGTGGGCGCGGCATCGGACCTGTGGGCCATGGTGTCCGGCGTTTACGCCGGCATCGACGACCTGTTCCAGGCCGACCCCAAGGGCCAGGCCGCCTGGCGCCGCTACGCGCTGTCGCGGCTGTTGCCGGAGTTCGCCACGCTGGGCTGGGACGACCGCGACGGCGACTCCGCCCAGGTCAAGCAACTGCGTGTGAGCCTGATCGATATGCTCGGCGGCATGGGCGAGGCAGACGTGATCGCCGAAGCGCGCCACCGCTTCGCCGCATTCCAGGCCGACCCCACGGCGTTGTCGCCGGAACTGCGCATCAGCGTGCTCGGCATCGTCGCGCGCACCGCCGACGCCGCAACCTGGGACGCGCTGCACCGCATGGCGCAGCAGGAAACCTCCTCAATGATCCACAACCAGGACTACCTGCTGCTGGCCGCCGCCAAGGACGCCACGCTCGCGCAACGCGCCCTGGACATGGCGCTGACCGACGAGCCTGGCGCCACCAACAGCGCCGCCATGATCTCGGTGGTATCCGGCGAGCATCCGGACCTGGCCTTCGATTTCGCCGTGGCCCATCGCGCGCGCGTGGACACGCTGATCGACTCCAACTCGCGCCCCCGCTACTACCCGCGTCTGGGTGCCGGCTCCATCGACCTGCAGATGGCCGACAAGATCAAGGCGTATGCCGACCGCTCCCTCGCTCCCACCTTGCGCCGCGATGCAGAAGTGGCCATCGCCAACATCCGGACACGGGCGAAGCTGCGTGCGCAGCGGTTGCCGCAGATCAGGGCGTGGTTGGTGGCGCGCAAGGGGTGAGGCCTGGCGGTTGCCGACTGAGCGCCCGGCCGGCTGCTGGCGGGAGCGCTTCTGAGGGGAGTGCAAAAGGCTCCTGATCAGTGGCCCAACCCGGCCGGCCGGGTGGGGCCGCTGATCAGCATGTGCTGGTCAGCACGTCGCGGTCGCCGCGTGAGGCTGCCGCGTGAGGCTGCCGCGTGAGGCTGCCGGGAACGCCGCGGCGCGCAGGCCGCGCCGCCTGCGCTCATACCTTGCCGATCACCCGGATCTGCACCTCGTCCAGCGCGACCACCTGGCCCGCGTGGATCTTGCAGGCCTTGCGCAGCTCGACTTCGCCGTCCACGCGCACCTGGCCTTCGCTGATCACGGTCTTGGCCGCGCCGCCGCTGTCGCACACGCCGGTCAGTTTCAGCAGGTGCTTGAGTTCGACGTAGTCGCTTTCTAACTGGAGATCGATGGTCTGCATTGGGGGGCGCTGTTCGGAAATCGGCGCCCATTGTCGGTCATCCGCGGACGAAACGCTCGGACTTCGCACCAACGCTCGGACTTCGCGCCGCGCCACGCCGCGAAGGACATCTGCGCGCTCACCGCGCCGCAGCGGCTGCCGCGCTCAAGCGTCAGCACCGGCACCCACGGCAGCCGCCACGACAGCCCGCAGACCACGCCGCTGCCGACGTACCAGCGGCGGGTGCGCGCGATCCGGCGCTGGATCTGCAGCACCGGCGCGCCGTAGTCGATATGCAGCAGCCGGCCCGGCACGCTGCCGGCCACCTGCGCCGCAATGCCGCGGTGCGCCTGGAACAGCGTGGCGAAGTCGGTGGGGGTGGGAGCGTCGGGCATGGGACCGGTCGTGCAAGGTGCTGCAAGGTGGTTCGCGGCAGGCCGGGGTTTCTCACGCCTGAACGGCGTCGTTCACCCGGTTTCGACATGCGGCCCGCCAAGGCGCACAATGCGCTTCTTTGCGCCTGCCGGTTCTCTGCGGCGCCTCCGGAGTCTCCCATGTCCCAAGATACCCCCGCGCCGCTGCTGTTCGCAGATCTCGGCCTCTCGCCTGCTGTGATGAAGGCCGTGGCCGATATCGGCTACGAGTCCCCGTCGCCGATCCAGGCCGCCACCATCCCCGCGCTGCTGACCGGCCGCGACCTGCTCGGCCAGGCCCAGACCGGTACCGGCAAGACCGCCGCGTTCGCGCTGCCGATCCTGTCGCGGCTGGACTTCAACCAGCGCAAGCCGCAGGCGCTGGTGCTGGCGCCGACCCGCGAGCTGGCGATCCAGGTCGCCGAGGCGTTCCATCGCTACGCCGGCGCGATCCCCGGCTTCCAGGTGCTGCCGGTGTACGGCGGCCAGCCCTACGTGCAGCAGCTGTCGGCGCTCAAGCGCGGCGTGCACGTGGTGGTGGGCACCCCCGGGCGGGTCATCGACCACCTCGAGCGCGGCACCCTGGACCTGTCCGAGCTGCGCACGCTGGTGCTCGACGAGGCCGACGAGATGCTGCGCATGGGCTTCATCGACGACGTCGAGGCGGTGCTGAAGAAGCTGCCGGCCTCGCGCCAGGTGGCGCTGTTCTCGGCGACCATGCCGACCGCGATCAAGCGCATCGCGCAGACCTATCTGAACGATCCGGCCGAAGTCATCATCGCCTCCAAGACCACCACGTCGGCGAATGTCCGCCAGCGTTACTGGGCGGTCAGCGGCCTGCACAAGCTCGATGCGCTGACCCGCATCCTGGAAGTGGAACCGTTCGACGCGATGATCGTGTTCGCGCGTACCAAGGCGGCCACCGACGAGCTGGCGCAGAAGCTGCAGGCGCGCGGCCTGGCCGCTGCGGCGATCAACGGCGACATCCAGCAGTCGCAGCGCGAGCGGGTGATCCAGCAGCTCAAGGACGGCAAGCTCGACATCCTGGTCGCCACCGACGTGGCCGCGCGCGGCCTGGACGTGGAGCGGATCAGCCACGTGCTGAACTACGACATCCCGTACGACACCGAAAGCTACGTGCACCGCATCGGCCGCACCGGCCGCGCCGGCCGCAGCGGCGAGGCGATCCTGTTCGTCAGCCCGCGCGAGAAGGGCATGCTGCGCGCGATCGAGCGCGCCACCCGGCAGCCGATCGAAGAGATGCAGCTGCCGAGCGTGGACGCGGTCAACGACCAGCGCGTGACCCGCTTCATGGAGAAGATCAGCGAGACCATCGCCAGCGGCGGCATCGACACCTACCGCGATCTGTTGCAGCGCTTCGAGACCGAGAAGAACGTGCCGATGGTCGAAGTGGCCGCGGCGCTGGCGCGCCTGCTGCAGGGCGACACGCCGCTGCTGCTGGCGCCGGAGCGCGCCCGCGCGCCGCAGGGCGAGCGTTTCGAGCGGCCCGGCGCCGAGCGCCGCGAGCGCGCCGACCGCGGCGAGCGCACGGAGCGTCCCAAGTTCGAGCCGAAGTTCGACCGCGAGGCGCGCCCGCCGCGCCGCGACGAGGGCGCGCGCGCGCCGCGTGCGCCGCGTCCCGCGGCGGCCGCGCAGGGACCGGACTTCGACTACCAGCGCGACGTCGGCAGCTTCGAGGCGCCGCGCCGCGACAAGGCGCCGAAGGCGCCGCGCGGCGAGCCGGAAGTGGGCATGGAGAGCTACCGCATCGAGGTCGGCCACCAGCACGGGGTCAAGCCGGCCAACATCGTCGGCGCGATCGCCAACGAGGCCGGCCTGGAGAGCAAGTACATCGGCCGCATCGACATCCACGACGACCATTCGGTGCTGGACCTGCCGGCGGACATGCCGCGCGAGCTGCTGACCCACCTGAAGAAGGTCTGGGTCTCCGGCCAGCAACTGCAGATGCGCAGGCTCGACGGCGACGATGCCGGCGCCGGCACGCCGTTCAAGCCGAAGTTCGCGCGTGCCGCCGGCAAGCCCGGCGGCCGACCGAACGCGGCCGGTCCGCGCCCGGCCGGCGCCGCCACGCGCATCGCCGACCGCGCCGGCGAGCGCCCGCCGCGCAAGGGTCCGCCGAAGCGCTGAAGAGCCGGGAATAGGGAGTAGGGAATCGGGAAATGGGGGCGTTCCCGCTGCCGCACCCCGCCTTCCTTCCCGGAGCTAGCCATTGCCTCAGATGGCAGCAGCCCGCTCTTGCCACTCCCGATTCCCCATTCCCCATTCCCAGCTCAATGTCCACCCGCCTCAACAAGCACATCGCCGAAACCGGCTACTGTTCGCGCCGCGAGGCCGACCGCCTGATCGCCGCGCGCCGCGTCACCGTCAACGGCCGGCCCGGCGGGGTCGGCGCGGTGGTGGGCGAGGGCGACGAGGTGCAGGTCGATGGACAGCCGCTGCGCGCGCGCGCCAAGCTCAAATCCGGCCGCCGCCACGTCTATATCGCGCTGAACAAGCCGGTCGGGGTGACTTGCACCACCGAGCGCGAGGTCAAGGGCAACATCGTCGATTTCGTCGGCCACGAGCAGCGCATCTTCCCGGTCGGGCGCCTGGACAAGGAGTCCGAGGGGCTGATCCTGATGACCAGCAACGGCGACATCGTCAACGAGATCCTGCGCGCGGAGAACCGCCACCAGAAGGAATACCTGGTGGCGGTGAACAAGCCGGTCACGGACGAATTCCTGCGCGGCATGGCGCGCGGGGTGCGCGTGCACAACGAGACCACGCTGCCGTGCCGCACCGCGCGCATCGCCAAGTTCGGCTTCCGCATCGTGCTCGAGCAGGGCCTGAACCGGCAGATCCGGCTGATGGCCGCCGCGTTCGACTACCGCGTCACCCAACTGCGCCGGGTGCGCATCGACAACATCAAGCTCGGCGCGCTGAAGCCGGGCCAGTGGCGCAACCTCGCCGAGCAGGAGCTGCGCGGCCTGCTGCCGCAACGCGATGCGTTCTGAGCGCGGCGGCCGCGCCGTGCGGCGGGTTCACTCCAGCGCGTTCTTGGCGTCGCAGGTCGCCAGCAGTTCCGGGTGCTGCACCGACTTGCTGCGGGTCAGCAGCGGATGCAGGAACACCGCGCCCAGGATCACCGCCACGCCGAGGTAGAACCGCGCGGTGAGTTGTTTTTGTTCGTCCAGCAGCACGATCGCGAACACGATCGCGTAGACCGGCTCCAGGTTGGTCACCAGCTGCACCGCGTAGGCGCTGAGGCGGCGCAGTGCGACCAGCGCCAGCGCGAACGGCAGCAGCGTGCACAGCAGCGCCAGGGCCAGCAGCAGCAGGGTGTCGTGCAGGCTCGGCAGCACCAGCAGCGGGCCGCTCAGCGCCGGCAGCACGAACGGCAGCAGCGGCGCCAGCGCGGTCAGGGTCAGGGTGCCGGCGCCCAGTTCCACGGCGGTCACGGTCAGCGGGTCGGCATGGTCGACCAGGCGCTTGTTGAGCGAGCCGAACGCGGCCACGAACAGCGCCGACACCGCACCGACCGCGACGCCGGCGCGCATCCCGTCGGGCACGCCGCCGACCACCAGGGCCACGCCCGGCAGCACCGCCAGGCCGAACGCCAGTTCGCTGGGACGGAACGGGCGCTTGGCCACCCACGGCTCGATCACCGCGGTGAACACCGGCGCCAGGGCGATGCAGGTCGCCGCCACCGAGGCGTTGGCCAGCTTGATCGCGCCGTAGAAGGTCAGCCAGTGCAGGCCGACCAGCGCGCCGACCACGGCGTAGCCGAGCGCCAGCTTCGGCGTCAACGCGGCCAGCCCGCGCCACACCCGCGGCAGCAGCGCCAGCGCCGCCACCACCATCAGCATCCGCCACCACACCAGCGGCAGCGCCGGCAGGGTGA
Protein-coding regions in this window:
- a CDS encoding RNA-binding S4 domain-containing protein gives rise to the protein MQTIDLQLESDYVELKHLLKLTGVCDSGGAAKTVISEGQVRVDGEVELRKACKIHAGQVVALDEVQIRVIGKV
- a CDS encoding DEAD/DEAH box helicase, coding for MSQDTPAPLLFADLGLSPAVMKAVADIGYESPSPIQAATIPALLTGRDLLGQAQTGTGKTAAFALPILSRLDFNQRKPQALVLAPTRELAIQVAEAFHRYAGAIPGFQVLPVYGGQPYVQQLSALKRGVHVVVGTPGRVIDHLERGTLDLSELRTLVLDEADEMLRMGFIDDVEAVLKKLPASRQVALFSATMPTAIKRIAQTYLNDPAEVIIASKTTTSANVRQRYWAVSGLHKLDALTRILEVEPFDAMIVFARTKAATDELAQKLQARGLAAAAINGDIQQSQRERVIQQLKDGKLDILVATDVAARGLDVERISHVLNYDIPYDTESYVHRIGRTGRAGRSGEAILFVSPREKGMLRAIERATRQPIEEMQLPSVDAVNDQRVTRFMEKISETIASGGIDTYRDLLQRFETEKNVPMVEVAAALARLLQGDTPLLLAPERARAPQGERFERPGAERRERADRGERTERPKFEPKFDREARPPRRDEGARAPRAPRPAAAAQGPDFDYQRDVGSFEAPRRDKAPKAPRGEPEVGMESYRIEVGHQHGVKPANIVGAIANEAGLESKYIGRIDIHDDHSVLDLPADMPRELLTHLKKVWVSGQQLQMRRLDGDDAGAGTPFKPKFARAAGKPGGRPNAAGPRPAGAATRIADRAGERPPRKGPPKR
- a CDS encoding pseudouridine synthase codes for the protein MSTRLNKHIAETGYCSRREADRLIAARRVTVNGRPGGVGAVVGEGDEVQVDGQPLRARAKLKSGRRHVYIALNKPVGVTCTTEREVKGNIVDFVGHEQRIFPVGRLDKESEGLILMTSNGDIVNEILRAENRHQKEYLVAVNKPVTDEFLRGMARGVRVHNETTLPCRTARIAKFGFRIVLEQGLNRQIRLMAAAFDYRVTQLRRVRIDNIKLGALKPGQWRNLAEQELRGLLPQRDAF
- a CDS encoding DMT family transporter; this translates as MPLHPTSKAQLQIHFCVLLWGITAILGKLITLPALPLVWWRMLMVVAALALLPRVWRGLAALTPKLALGYAVVGALVGLHWLTFYGAIKLANASVAATCIALAPVFTAVIEPWVAKRPFRPSELAFGLAVLPGVALVVGGVPDGMRAGVAVGAVSALFVAAFGSLNKRLVDHADPLTVTAVELGAGTLTLTALAPLLPFVLPALSGPLLVLPSLHDTLLLLALALLCTLLPFALALVALRRLSAYAVQLVTNLEPVYAIVFAIVLLDEQKQLTARFYLGVAVILGAVFLHPLLTRSKSVQHPELLATCDAKNALE